A stretch of Brevundimonas naejangsanensis DNA encodes these proteins:
- a CDS encoding alpha/beta hydrolase, whose protein sequence is MSLSRRMTLGLLAALPFAGKAMADIPVDGTLVEHPDFASSHVRPRNVTVWLPPGYEAGSGRHPVLYMHDGQNLFDAAKAPFGEWGVDEHLGRLIANDQVRAPIVVGVWNTPLRLREYVPADLIAALPADVRDDVQAIYGGAPLSDGYLRFLVEELKPFIDQSYRTLTGPSDTMVSGSSMGGLISLYAVMKHPQVFGAAACLSTHWPLRIDGLDDPAALAVWRDKVVGAWTGVVANGLPAPGSHRFYFDRGDETLDQFYATFQSRIDAVFREKGYGPRDFQTLVFPGHRHNEASWNGRLDVPLKFLLTPA, encoded by the coding sequence ATGAGCCTGTCGCGCCGCATGACGCTCGGCCTGCTGGCCGCCCTGCCCTTCGCGGGGAAAGCGATGGCCGACATCCCCGTCGACGGGACGCTGGTCGAACACCCCGACTTTGCATCAAGCCACGTCCGGCCCCGCAACGTCACCGTCTGGCTGCCGCCCGGCTATGAGGCGGGGTCGGGTCGCCATCCCGTCCTCTACATGCACGACGGCCAGAACCTGTTCGACGCCGCCAAGGCCCCCTTCGGCGAGTGGGGCGTGGACGAGCATCTGGGCCGGCTGATCGCCAACGACCAGGTGCGCGCCCCCATCGTGGTCGGCGTCTGGAACACGCCGCTGCGCCTGCGCGAATACGTGCCCGCCGACCTGATCGCCGCCCTGCCCGCCGACGTCCGCGACGACGTTCAGGCCATCTATGGCGGCGCGCCCCTGTCGGACGGCTACCTGCGCTTCCTGGTCGAGGAGCTGAAGCCCTTCATCGACCAGAGCTACCGCACCCTGACCGGGCCGTCGGACACCATGGTCAGCGGCTCCAGCATGGGCGGGCTGATCTCCCTCTATGCGGTGATGAAGCATCCGCAGGTCTTCGGCGCCGCCGCCTGCCTGTCGACCCACTGGCCGCTGCGCATCGACGGTCTGGACGATCCGGCCGCCCTGGCCGTCTGGCGCGACAAGGTGGTCGGGGCCTGGACCGGGGTGGTGGCGAACGGCCTGCCCGCGCCGGGATCGCACCGCTTCTATTTCGATCGCGGCGACGAGACGCTGGACCAGTTCTACGCCACCTTCCAGAGCCGCATCGACGCCGTCTTCCGCGAGAAGGGCTACGGCCCGCGCGACTTCCAGACCCTGGTCTTCCCCGGCCATCGGCACAATGAGGCGTCGTGGAACGGCCGCCTCGACGTGCCGCTGAAATTCCTGCTGACGCCCGCCTGA
- a CDS encoding MFS transporter: MKDAAPVLSAESQTPRATRPRLSMWAIWNMCVGFFGIQIGFGLQNANTSRIFQTLGAEIDSLAILWIAAPVTGLLVQPIIGHFSDKTWGRLGRRRPYFLVGALLTSAALVLMPNSPSLWFAAAMLWIMDASINVTMEPFRAFVGDNLPEEQRTTGYAMQSFFIGAGAVFASVLPWLLSNVFHVASTAAEGAVPLSVKIAFYVGAAGLLGAVLWTVFTTKEYSPAEIAAFDGLAENDPAPASPQRGAGLYGLGGLTFLGLGVAVAALVLASGWEKELYILAGALAVFGALQLAVAAFRRAERTNGLTEILDDIFAMPAAMKGLAVVQFFSWFALFAMWIYTTATVTAVHYGSSDPTSAAYNAGADWVGVLFGVYNGVAALAAFLIPVVAKRTGRRGAHAINLVLGGLGLIGVAVIRDPALLWLPMIGVGFAWASILSMPYAILAGALPGRKMGVYMGVFNIFIVVPQLLAATILGLILRHLFEGQAIYALIIGGVSFFIAAVSALFVREHKG; encoded by the coding sequence ATGAAAGACGCCGCCCCCGTCCTGTCCGCTGAAAGCCAGACGCCGCGCGCCACGCGGCCTCGCCTGTCGATGTGGGCGATCTGGAACATGTGCGTCGGCTTCTTCGGCATCCAGATCGGCTTCGGTCTGCAGAACGCCAACACCAGCCGCATCTTCCAGACCCTGGGCGCCGAGATCGACAGCCTGGCCATCCTGTGGATCGCCGCGCCGGTCACGGGCCTGCTGGTCCAGCCGATCATCGGCCATTTCAGCGACAAGACCTGGGGGCGGCTGGGCCGTCGCCGGCCCTACTTCCTGGTCGGAGCCCTGCTGACCTCGGCGGCCCTGGTGCTGATGCCGAACAGCCCGAGCCTGTGGTTCGCCGCCGCCATGCTGTGGATCATGGACGCCTCGATCAACGTCACCATGGAGCCGTTCCGCGCCTTCGTCGGCGACAACCTGCCCGAGGAGCAGCGCACTACGGGCTATGCGATGCAGAGCTTCTTTATAGGGGCGGGGGCGGTGTTCGCCTCGGTCCTGCCGTGGCTGCTGTCCAACGTCTTCCACGTCGCCTCGACGGCGGCGGAGGGGGCCGTGCCCCTGTCGGTGAAGATCGCCTTCTACGTCGGGGCGGCGGGCCTGCTGGGCGCGGTGCTGTGGACCGTGTTCACCACCAAGGAATACAGCCCGGCCGAGATCGCCGCCTTCGACGGCCTGGCCGAGAACGACCCGGCCCCGGCCTCGCCTCAGCGCGGGGCGGGCCTCTACGGCCTCGGCGGCCTGACCTTCCTGGGCCTGGGCGTGGCGGTCGCCGCCCTGGTCCTGGCCTCGGGCTGGGAGAAGGAGCTCTATATTCTGGCTGGCGCGCTGGCCGTGTTCGGCGCCCTGCAACTGGCCGTCGCCGCCTTCCGCCGGGCCGAGCGGACCAACGGCCTGACCGAGATCCTCGACGACATCTTCGCCATGCCCGCTGCCATGAAGGGCCTGGCCGTGGTTCAGTTCTTCAGCTGGTTCGCCCTGTTCGCAATGTGGATCTACACCACCGCCACGGTGACGGCGGTCCACTACGGCTCCTCCGATCCGACCAGCGCGGCCTACAACGCCGGGGCCGACTGGGTCGGGGTGCTGTTCGGCGTCTATAACGGCGTCGCCGCCCTGGCCGCCTTCCTGATCCCGGTCGTCGCCAAAAGGACGGGGCGGCGCGGCGCCCATGCGATCAACCTGGTGCTGGGGGGTCTCGGCCTGATCGGCGTCGCCGTGATCCGCGATCCAGCCCTGTTGTGGCTGCCGATGATCGGGGTGGGCTTCGCCTGGGCCTCGATCCTGTCCATGCCCTACGCCATCCTGGCGGGCGCCCTGCCGGGGCGGAAGATGGGCGTCTACATGGGCGTCTTCAACATCTTCATCGTCGTGCCCCAGTTGCTGGCCGCGACCATCCTCGGCCTGATCCTGCGCCACCTGTTCGAGGGTCAGGCGATCTACGCCCTGATCATCGGCGGCGTCAGCTTCTTCATCGCCGCCGTCTCGGCCCTGTTCGTGCGGGAGCATAAAGGATGA